TCTTTGATATTGCGTCTCTTTAATGTCGAACGTTTGACGGAAGCCGGTAAAGGCTCGCCATCTTCTGATTCAGGCAAGATATCGGCGACGTAGAGAAACGCATTTCGTTCAAGTCCGATGTCCACAAACGCAGCATCCATTCCCGGAAGCACGTTCTGGACAATCCCTTTATAGATGTTACCGACAACTCTTTCACCGCGTTCAATACGCAGTTCCATAAGCTGTCCTTCTTCAATAACAGCAATACGGGTTTCTCGTGGCGAAACGCTCACGACAATCTCTTTATGTAGGTTCGCTATGGGGAACCCCTCCTTAAGCGAGAAGAACCCTGAAGGATTTAATGAGGCCGACTGTTGGACGGAGCGAACGGAGCCAAAAGAATTAAATAAACACCGCTTATAATGGGCGAAAGCTTCTATGCTTTTCGATACAAATTAATTCTTTACTTGCGTCTGCACGCTTAAACATCTAATCCAAACTTTATTAGAACTTGTCGGCATTTCGGCTGCGGGTCACTCATATATCGAGTGATTTTTGCGGTTTTCTGATTGCCGCCTCTATAAATAATTAATATAGAAGCATTTACTTCAGTCAAAATCGTGTATTCCGCGCCTTGGTCTAACAGATAAACCCTTTAGTTCTGACTACTCGCTAGTAATTTATACAATGTGGGCAATACCCACTTATATCCTTCAAATCTAAAATTGATTGTACCCGATAATCAAAGCATCGACAAGCTGAACAAAAAGTAATAGAAGTTATTTTGAGAAGAGTGCGCGGGAAGGGACTTGAACCCATACAACCTTGCGGTCACTAGGCCCTCAACCTAGCGCGTCTACCAATTCCGCCACCCGCGCACGAATTTCGAAGCCCTTTTTTTATACCCGAACTCGCTTCGTTTGTCAAGCGACTGGGGGATTAACCAGGTTTATTGTTTGCTGACCTCTCAACCGGCTTTTTCGTATACCTATTTACGCGGTGTCTGGTACAATTAAATTATATAGGAGCATTTAATGCCTGTCAACAAGGGAGAATCTCCAGGTCGTCTATTAGAATCGATATGCTGCCCTGCGGATATTGTAAATTTTTCGAGGGAGCAACTCAAACAGCTAGCTGATGAATTGAGACAAGCGATAATTTCAAATGTCTCTAAGACCGGCGGGCATTTTGCAAGCAACCTGGGAACGGTCGAGCTTACGACCTCTCTCTACGCCACCCATAATATTCCACCTGATAAAATCATTTGGGATGTCGGCCATCAAGCTTACCCTCATAAGATGCTGACCGGACGGCTTGATCAATTCCCTACCCTTCGGCAATACGGAGGTATAAGCGGTTTTTTACGAAGAGATGAAAGCCCCTTTGACGTATGGGGCGCAGGTCATGCCTCTACTTCAATTTCTGCTGCTCTTGGTTATGCGATTGCCCGTGATAAATTAAAGACCAACGAACACGTAGTCGCCATTCTCGGTGATGCGGCGCTTACCGGCGGAATGGCATGGGAAGCTTTAAATAATGCCGGCGCGCTTAATACCGACCTTACGGTCATCCTCAATGACAACAAGATGTCGATCGCCGAAAATGTTGGGGCGCTAAGCACCTACCTTGCCAAGCTACGAGCGCGGCCATGGTTCCAGAATTTAGAAATCCAAGCACGACATGCTGCTGAAATCTTCCCCAAATCAATCCAAAAAACCGCAGCCGGTCTTAAACACAGCGTAACCTACTATGTGTCCCCCGAAGAAACCGGCTCGGTGTTTGAGGGGATGGGTTTCAACTATATCGGTCCGATAGATGGTCACGATCTCGATGTTATGTTGGACGTTTTTTCTAACGCCAAAGAACTAAAAGGCCCCGTTTTAATCCATGTAATCACAGTCAAAGGCAAAGGCTATGAATTCGCTGAAAGTGATGCTCGCAAATGGCATGGCGTGACGCCGTTTGGGGTTGAGGAAGGCAAATTCGAACAGGCTCCCAGTGGAATCACCTATACACAAGCGTTCGTAGATGCCTTAATCGATGTTGCAGAGAATGACGAAAAAATAGTCGCCATCACAGCCGCTATGCCGGATGGGACAGGGCTAAATAAGTTCAAAGCAAAGCATCCTGACCGATTTTTTGATGTAGGGATTGCCGAAGAGCACGCAGTCACATTTGCGGCTGGTCTAGCGGCAGCAGGTATGAAGCCGGTTGTTGCCATCTACTCATCGTTTCTGCAGCGTGCCTACGATATGATTCTGCACGATGTGTGCCTCCAGAATTTGCCGGTTAAATTCATGCTCGACCGAGCAGGCCTTGTTGGAGATGATGGGGCAACTCATCATGGCGTTTTTGATCTTTCTTACCTCGGAATGATCCCCAACATTGTAGTAATGGCGCCCCGCGATACGACAGAGCAGACTTTGATGGTTAACTTTGCGCTTAACTATGATGAACACCCCATCGCCGTACGCTACCCGCGAGGTTCCTCGGGTGAGGTTAATAGGGATATACGTTATACACCCATCCAACTCGGCAAATCAGAACTTATGAGAGATGGAGATGATCTGGCGATATTAGCGATTGGATCGATGGTCACTCCTGCTTGGGAGGCTGCGAATAGCTTGTCATCGAAGGGAATCAGCGCTGCTGTTTTGAATGCCCGTTTCGCTAAGCCGTTGGATGAAAAGCTTATCTTACAGCTAGCTCGCAGGATAAAACATCTGATTATCATTGAAGAAAATGTCGCAACCGGTGGTTTCGGCCAATCGGTTATCTCACTTCTTATGCGTGAAGGCCTGAATGATATTGCGATCAAGCATCTATCAATCCCCGACCAATTCGTAGAACACGGCTCAATCAGCCAATTACGCGCCGACTGCGGCCTAAACACCGAAGGAATAATCCGCGCCGCCTGCGATCTAATTTTAAACCAAGCCGGTGTAAGCCCCAATGCGATAGGAGTACCGATCAGTACGTAGAGCGAATTGCGGAAAATAAGAACTACAAGGATGTATAGATGAAAAAGGGATTTCTTGATATTTTACGTTGCCCTGATTGCAAAGGCACTTTATCAGTTACGGATGATAAGATTGATGGTGATGAAATTGTCTCCGGAAAGCTTGTCTGCCAAGGTTGTCAGGGGACATTTCCAATCTCGGAAATGGGCGTTCCACAGATGCTTCCTGCGGCGCTACAGTCTGAAACACCTCAAGACGAAGATTTTCAACGAAAGAAAATCGAGATGGCAACTCGTGACGAGCAAGTCACTGTTTATGATAAGCTCCCCCTCCTCCTGGCATTTGGCCGAATTGAAATTCCATTATCTATTAAATATGCTCAGCTACGTCCGACTGATACGCTATTGGAAGGCGGATGCGGTAATGGACGCATGACCCAAGAATTTGCCCGTTGCGTGAAAAGGTTGGTCGCGCTCGATTTCTCTTTAGCTTCAATTCATATGAATTTAGAACGCCTAAAGAGTGCAGGTGTCACTAACGTAGACCTCGTTCAAGGCGACCTCAGCCATTTGCCCATGGCAACGGATGCTTTCGATAGAGTAGTTTCGTGCCAGGTCATCGAACACCTTCCCAGCCACGATTCAAGAGCCAAAGCCATCAAAGAATTTAGCCGCGTCAGCAAAACCGGTTCAAAAGTAGTTGTAACCGGCTATAAATATAACTTATACGAACGAATATTCGGCACAAAACAAGGTGAACACCCCGGCAAAATCCCGTTCTTCCGCTTCACCAAAAAAGAATTCAAAGACCTAATGGAAGAAGGTCTAAAAGTAGAAGCCATAGACGGCCGCCTAATCTACACCTGGGTCGCCCGAAGCCAAAACGCGAAATAATGAGGCGTGATCGTAGATTAAAATAATAAGGGCAAAGCTATCAGCTTGGCCCTTATTCATAGTTAGGCTTTGTGCCAGTAATGAGGCAAAGCCCAGCCTGCAGCACCTAGACCTAATGCTAGTATTGAGATGCCGCTTACACTCAAGTTATTACTACTTTTTGAGTGCTTCTGTTTCCCTGTTACCAGCATCTCCAGTTCTTCTTCAGACAGCTTGTCCTTGCCTTTGCTGCCAATAAGAATTGCATTATTTCCGACTACAACCAGTACTTCCTCGCCGACTGAACTGTACTGCGCCATCTTCGGCATACGCTTTATAAGCTGGAAGTGAGCATCACTATTTCGCTTGATATTAGTGAGTTGTTGTTGGGATTGATAGCGGCTATCAGTCCATTGGCTGCCGTCAAAGTAGAAGGTATGATCACGGGCATATTGAACTCGGTTAACGGCTCTATTAATTTCATCCTTATGTGCAGCCATCTCCGATTCGCCCTTAATCTTCCCTAATGCCCCATAGTTTCCGCCCCCATAACCTTGTACTGGAGCGTTTTGAGCGTTCTTATAATTGCGCGATGCTCTACTTTGATCCTGAGCGCCCACACTCACATCAGGGGCAGGTCTTAACGCAGCCATATTGCTGGTTGCAACCTCGTCATCTCGGAAACTGCCATCCCTTAACGCCTCAATTTGTCGATCATCGATCATGAATGAGGTGTATTCAGTGATAATCCCATACTCTCTGGCAAGCCGCACAATCTCCTGAATGACTTCTGGATTGTTATGCAGCCGGACTTCATCCATGAGAAAACCTATTTTCCTCATCGCCCAAATGCGAGGGATATAGTCATTAGAATCGGCTCTATCCGGCCAATTTGCAGCTAGTCTCACCGTTCGTGGTTTATTGCTTGCCAATCCTTCAAGGACAACCGTTCCAGCCCCTGACCCTTTATATCGACCGGCGATCACTACCTGTCCGCCTCGGAACAGGTCAGGAAGTTCCTTCGGATAAACCTCCAACGCCTCGACCCCTTTGAATAACACCTTCAAGTCGGTGAGGACAGGAGAGCTCATCATGTCGAAGAAACCACTAATCTTGACCTCGATATTCTCGTTTTGCTGAACGAAATCGCTTTCGCCGCGGTTTTGGTTGGCAAGTTTGTCAAGGAATGTCACATTTACATCTTCGCCGACTCCCCAAACAAACAATCGCGCGCGAATACTGTTTTTATCCTTAACATCTGATAGGATTCGTTTCACATCCGTCTCACCGACAGTAGGAAGCCCATCGGTTAAGAATAAAATCGTCTTCAACCCAGTTGAATCATCCTCTTTTAGCAGTTTAACGGCTGCAGAAAGTGCGTCCTTAATGTTAGTACCCCCCTGAGCATCTAATTCAGATACTTTCTTCATAGCCTTTTTGACATTCTCAGGAGTAGCTGACACAAGTTCATTCTCAAATAAGTCTGGCTCTTCGTTAAAAGCGATTACGGCAAATTTATCCTGCGGCTTTAAGTGTTGAATGGTGTACTTGAACGCCGCTTTGGCTTGCTCGATCTTTTCACCTGTCATACTGCCGGTTCGGTCCACCACAAACACGACATGCTTAGGCATCTCTGCCGCAGCCTGTTTTGCGCTGGGAGAAACGAACAATAAGAAATAGCCGTCCTCTCCTGAACGATAAGTCAATAGGCTCATGCCCAAGTCCTCATGACTTGCTCGATAATAAACGACCAAATCACGATCCGGGTGAATGTTCGATGCTTCCCATGTCACTGTCGCATGATTTGGATTCTTAATTCGTACGCTCGCATCGCCATGGCTTGGCGAAAAGACACTCTGCAGTGGCGCAGAGCTTTCGATCTCGACTGTAGCCGATAATGAAGCGATCGGCTTGTTGGACATCTGGTCAACACGAAGCGGATAGATATATCGCATTGCTCCGCCCTCTTGTTTGAGGGATTCGGCATAGCGAATAGTGATCTTCCTCTCTGCGCCGGATGGGATTGGGTATACGCTCAGTTTCACTAACCCACGCTCGGCATATTCGAGGAGCGCAGGGTCACGTCTACGTCTTACAATACTCTCATAAAGGTTACGGGCTTCATCGCGCCCCATCAACTTGCCTTCGTAAATTTTGTCCCCAATAGTCATCGTTAAACGAGTAATGGCAGCCCCTTCCGGCACAGGAAATAGATACATTGCTTCCTGCTCAATAGGGCTATCATTTCGGAAGACTTGCTCGATGGTAGTCTCAGCCACACCGTC
Above is a window of bacterium DNA encoding:
- the dxs gene encoding 1-deoxy-D-xylulose-5-phosphate synthase, whose protein sequence is MPVNKGESPGRLLESICCPADIVNFSREQLKQLADELRQAIISNVSKTGGHFASNLGTVELTTSLYATHNIPPDKIIWDVGHQAYPHKMLTGRLDQFPTLRQYGGISGFLRRDESPFDVWGAGHASTSISAALGYAIARDKLKTNEHVVAILGDAALTGGMAWEALNNAGALNTDLTVILNDNKMSIAENVGALSTYLAKLRARPWFQNLEIQARHAAEIFPKSIQKTAAGLKHSVTYYVSPEETGSVFEGMGFNYIGPIDGHDLDVMLDVFSNAKELKGPVLIHVITVKGKGYEFAESDARKWHGVTPFGVEEGKFEQAPSGITYTQAFVDALIDVAENDEKIVAITAAMPDGTGLNKFKAKHPDRFFDVGIAEEHAVTFAAGLAAAGMKPVVAIYSSFLQRAYDMILHDVCLQNLPVKFMLDRAGLVGDDGATHHGVFDLSYLGMIPNIVVMAPRDTTEQTLMVNFALNYDEHPIAVRYPRGSSGEVNRDIRYTPIQLGKSELMRDGDDLAILAIGSMVTPAWEAANSLSSKGISAAVLNARFAKPLDEKLILQLARRIKHLIIIEENVATGGFGQSVISLLMREGLNDIAIKHLSIPDQFVEHGSISQLRADCGLNTEGIIRAACDLILNQAGVSPNAIGVPIST
- a CDS encoding methyltransferase domain-containing protein; the encoded protein is MKKGFLDILRCPDCKGTLSVTDDKIDGDEIVSGKLVCQGCQGTFPISEMGVPQMLPAALQSETPQDEDFQRKKIEMATRDEQVTVYDKLPLLLAFGRIEIPLSIKYAQLRPTDTLLEGGCGNGRMTQEFARCVKRLVALDFSLASIHMNLERLKSAGVTNVDLVQGDLSHLPMATDAFDRVVSCQVIEHLPSHDSRAKAIKEFSRVSKTGSKVVVTGYKYNLYERIFGTKQGEHPGKIPFFRFTKKEFKDLMEEGLKVEAIDGRLIYTWVARSQNAK
- a CDS encoding VIT domain-containing protein is translated as MKRIMFLLAVCTAGLFQAAWADGMLIPTHVLPPTETRPIMIRPFTVKLQHAVAKIHDGVAETTIEQVFRNDSPIEQEAMYLFPVPEGAAITRLTMTIGDKIYEGKLMGRDEARNLYESIVRRRRDPALLEYAERGLVKLSVYPIPSGAERKITIRYAESLKQEGGAMRYIYPLRVDQMSNKPIASLSATVEIESSAPLQSVFSPSHGDASVRIKNPNHATVTWEASNIHPDRDLVVYYRASHEDLGMSLLTYRSGEDGYFLLFVSPSAKQAAAEMPKHVVFVVDRTGSMTGEKIEQAKAAFKYTIQHLKPQDKFAVIAFNEEPDLFENELVSATPENVKKAMKKVSELDAQGGTNIKDALSAAVKLLKEDDSTGLKTILFLTDGLPTVGETDVKRILSDVKDKNSIRARLFVWGVGEDVNVTFLDKLANQNRGESDFVQQNENIEVKISGFFDMMSSPVLTDLKVLFKGVEALEVYPKELPDLFRGGQVVIAGRYKGSGAGTVVLEGLASNKPRTVRLAANWPDRADSNDYIPRIWAMRKIGFLMDEVRLHNNPEVIQEIVRLAREYGIITEYTSFMIDDRQIEALRDGSFRDDEVATSNMAALRPAPDVSVGAQDQSRASRNYKNAQNAPVQGYGGGNYGALGKIKGESEMAAHKDEINRAVNRVQYARDHTFYFDGSQWTDSRYQSQQQLTNIKRNSDAHFQLIKRMPKMAQYSSVGEEVLVVVGNNAILIGSKGKDKLSEEELEMLVTGKQKHSKSSNNLSVSGISILALGLGAAGWALPHYWHKA